Proteins encoded together in one Oscillospiraceae bacterium window:
- a CDS encoding helix-turn-helix domain-containing protein, which translates to MNISDRIQRYRKACGLTQGQLAEAVGVVAQVVSDWESDVTRPDFGNLIALSRVFGVSTDSLLVGIEAPPPSSVVGPPLVEATKLEEEDVISEDEELDQLAFEFVLTGSEDDVVPIYKSRRSRKNTVLALAVGILAVAGGLAAVKAVKQKKK; encoded by the coding sequence ATGAATATTTCAGATAGAATTCAACGTTATCGCAAGGCTTGCGGGCTGACGCAAGGGCAGCTGGCAGAGGCTGTAGGCGTTGTCGCGCAGGTGGTCAGTGATTGGGAAAGCGATGTGACACGACCTGATTTTGGTAATTTGATCGCGCTAAGTCGCGTGTTTGGTGTTTCGACAGATTCGTTGCTAGTCGGCATTGAAGCGCCGCCGCCTTCATCGGTTGTTGGGCCGCCGCTGGTTGAGGCGACCAAGTTAGAAGAAGAGGATGTAATTTCCGAAGATGAGGAGTTGGATCAGCTTGCCTTTGAGTTTGTGCTGACAGGCTCTGAAGATGACGTAGTGCCGATATATAAATCGAGAAGAAGTCGCAAGAATACGGTGTTAGCCCTTGCCGTAGGTATATTGGCGGTTGCTGGCGGCTTGGCGGCTGTAAAAGCAGTCAAGCAGAAAAAGAAATAA